TGAAGACCGGGGAAGGCCGAGAGGCGGGAGGCCGCAGAAAGCGCGCGCTACCGGGACCTGTACATCCTGTTAGGATTGCGGGTAGCGGTCCACGCAGACGGGGCGCTCGACCCTACGGTCGGGGCCACGAACTCAACGGAGGTAACGTCATCGGACAGATCAAGCTCACCATCCATCACCTCTACGCCGACATGATGAACCTCTACGGTGACCGGGGGAACGTTATCTCCATCAAAAAACGCGCCGAGTGGCGAGGTATCCCGGTGGACGTGGTGGATGTGAAGCTCGGCGATTCTATCCGCCCGACGGGCCGGGATATCTTCCTCTTCGGGGGCGGGCAGGACCGGGAGCAGACCCTTCTCGCCGAGGACCTCTCAGGGGAGAAGGGGCGCGACCTCAGGTCGCTCTCCGAAGACGGGGCCGTGATCCTCGGCGTCTGCGGTGGTTACCAGCTGATGGGGCATCACTACGAAACCGCCGACGGAGAGAAGATCCCCGGCGTCGGCATCTTCGACCTGCACACCGAACCCCGCAAGCCCGATGAACCGCGTCTGATCGGCAACGTCCTTGTAAGCGTCGAGCTGGACGGCTCTAAACGGGAGATAGTCGGCTTCGAGAATCACGGCGGACGCACCCGACTCGGCGGCTCCAGACCACTGGGGCGCGTCGTGGCGGGCTTCGGCAACAACGGCGATGACGGCACCGAAGGGGCGCACGAGCTCAACACCTTCGGGACCTACCTGCACGGCTCGCTGCTGCCGAAGAACCCCTGGCTCACCGATCACCTGCTACAGACCGCCCTCCGGCGCGCCGACGACGCCTTCACCCTCGAACCCCTCGACGACGCAACGGAGAAGAGAGCGTTCGCCTCCGTCGCAGAGAGGGTCAGGCGCAACTAGAAACTCTCTACCGAAGGCCGCAAGTCCAGCTCGAGCGTCCACGCGCTCGGGTGCTGAAGGTGCAGTTGCCAGTAGGTCTCGGCGATGGAGTCCGGCGAGAGCATCTCCTGCGGGTCGCGGTCGGGGCGACGGTCGCGGCTCTTCTGCGTGTCTATCTGGCCGTCAACGACTACGTGTGCGACGTGTATTCCCTGCGGCCCGAACTCCCGCGCCATGCTCTGGGACAGCGCCCGGAGCGCGAACTTGCCCGTCGCAAAGGCCGAAAACTTCGCCGAACCGCGTATCCCGGCGGTCGCTCCGGTAATAAGGAAGGTGCCGCGCCCGGCCTCGACCATCGCGGGGAGTACCTGCTGCGCCGCGTAAAACGCCCCGGCGCAGTTTATACGAAAGCACTCCTCGAACCGCTCCGGCGTCACGTCAAGCAAACCCTCCATGTGAAACGCCCCGGCGTTGTAGACGAATACTTCGGGGTCCCCGATCTCGGACCTTACCTGCCTGAACGACCCGGCGACGCTCCCGGGCGAGGTGGCGTCGGTCGGAACGGAGATGGCTTTTCCGCCGGATCTCTCTATCTCCGACTTGCTCGCCTCCAAAACTTCTTCCCTCCGGGCCATCAGCGCAACGGCGTATCCTTCCCGGGCGAAACGCCCGGCGACCGCCGTTCCGAGTCCCGGTCCGACTCCGAGTACCGCTGCAGCTCTCTGGGGCATTGGGGTTTGTTCCTTTCCGGTCTGATACAGGGCTCCGGTTACTTACCCCGGTTGCGGTTTGCGTATACGAGCGCCGTCCGGCCCGGCCCGTGGAACCTGTCGGAACTATTACCTTCGGTCGGTATCGGGTAGGCTGTTCAGGGTCTGTTCGTGAAGCTGATCAGGGAGGTTGACGGGTTTTGAATACGCTCAAGGAAAAGCTGGCGTCCGGCGAAACGGCCTTCGGGTTCTGGGGGATGCTGCCCGCGTCGTTCGGGGCGGAGATGGCCGCCGGGGCCGGGTACGATTACGTCAGCCTAGATCAGCAGCACGGGCTCATCGGGGTGGGGGACGCAGTGCCGTTCTTTCAGGCCGTCAGGGCGGGTGGAGCGACCCCGGTCTCCCGCGTCGAGCGGAACGACCCGACGGTGATCGGGCGCGCTCTGGACTTCGGGGCGCAGGCGGTCATCGTTCCGCTCGTCAACAACGCACAGGAAGCCGCCGAAGCCGTTGCGGCATGCAGATACCCGCCGCGCGGGAAGCGTTCCTACGGCCCGGTGCGCGCCGGGGAGATCTTCGGCAGCGCCGACCCCGAAGACCTTGATTCGGGCGTGCTGTGCTTTGTCATGATCGAGACCGGAGAAGGACTCGACAACGTGGACGAGATCGCCGCGACGCCGGGCATAGACGGGATCTACATCGGCCCGGCGGACCTCGCGCTCGGCCTCGGGCTCGCTCCGGCGCTCGAGGTTTCGGACGATAAACACGCCGCCGCCATAGATAAAATCCGCCTTGCCTGCGAAGAGAACGGCATCATCCCGGCGATACACACCGAGTCGGGGGCGCAGTCGAAAAAGCACGCCGAAGCCGGGTTTCGGATGATCACGGTAACTTCGGACTACGGTTTGATCCGGGACGGCGCGCCCGCGATGCTCTCCGAGGCTCGCGGCGACTGAAGGCGGCTTACACCGTGTCCGTTCGCCCCTGTTAGGGTAAGGATCAGGCGTAAACCGGAAGAGAGTTGGACTGAGATGCAACTTTTCGAAAAGCTGATCGAATACCCCGAGGCCGAGCGGCTCGTTCTCGAGAATGCCCCGAAGACGCCGGTCGTGAAACTGCCGCTCTTCGAGGCCCTCGGGCTGTTGCTCGCCGAAGACCTTGTAGCCAATTTCGACTCGCCGCCCTTCGACAACTCCGCCGTTGACGGTTACGCCGTTCGCGCCGGGGACACGGGCGAGAACGTGGAGCTAGAGGTTGTAGACGAGGCCCCGGCGGGGCGTCCCTCCACAAAGACCGTCGGGTCGGGGGAGGCTATCAAGATCTTCACCGGCGGTGTTATCCCGGATGGGGCCGACGCGGTCATCATGGTCGAGGATACCTCCGGTTGGTCAGGCGAGGGTTCATCGGTCATCACCATCGGCAAGGCCGTCCCCGAGGAGAACAACGTCCGGCGCGGCGGCGAGGATGTGCGCGCCGGACAGACTATCCTTGAAGCCGGGGTCGGGATCGGACCCTACGAAACCGCCCTCGCAGCAAGCCAGGGCTACAGCAGGCTGCCCGTTCACCGGCGTCCGAAGGTCGTGGTCCTCTCGACGGGCACGGAGCTTGTCGAGCCGGGGAGCCGCGAACTCTCGCCGGGCGAGATATTCGACTCCAACTCGTACGCCATCGTCGCCCAGGCCCGCGAGGCCGGGGCCGAAGCCGTCCGCCTCTACGCCGCATCCGACGAGTACGACGTTACCCGCGCCGCGCTCGAAGAAGCCCTCTCCGACGCCGACGTGGTCGTAACGAGCGGCGGTGTCTCGGTCGGGGAGCGGGATCTCGTCAAGGCCGCCATCGAAGAACTCGGGGTGGAGCAGGTCTTCTGGGGCGTGAAGTTCAAACCCGGAAAACCACTCTTCTTCGGTTCGCGGGGCGATTCGCGGTTCTTCGGGCTGCCCGGAAACCCCGTCAGCGCGATGGTCTGCTTTGAGCTCTTCGTCCGGCCCGCGCTGATGAAGATGATGAACAGGACCGACCACCGCCGCCCGAAGGTCAGGGTGTATTTCGAGGAGGACTTCACCAACCGCTTCGGGAGGATGCACGCCGTGCGGGTGAGCCTGAAGCGCACGGAGAAGGGGCTCCTCGCTACGTCCGTCGGGGCGCAGGGGTCGGGGCTTATAACGTCGCTGACAAAGGCCGACGCCATTGCCATAATCGGTCCGGAGGCTCACATAAAGGCCGGAGAGATGGTGGAAGCGGTCGTGCTGCGGGACTTCTAGAGAGCCGTTACGAAACATCCGAAAAAGAATATTCGTAACATTTCCTAACGAACATTCAGAAGAACCGTAGAGACTTTTTACCCGGGCTTTCGTAGAGTTGTGTTGTTGAGAGCAAGCACGAGCAGTGAAAAGCACGCAAAGTCATATCCGGGTTTTGGGGAGATGGAGGCCCGGGGGGTTGATGTAGAATCTGGAGGATATGATGTTCGACTCGGACATAGAGAACCGGGTGTTCAGAAGGCGCCTGATGAAAGAGGTAGCGCCGGGGATGCCGGTCAACTTCTCGTTTTATTCACCGTCCATCAAGGTGCAGGTGATGCGCCACGCGGAGACGCTGCCGGGGGCGAACGGGCGGTACATGGGCAACGCCGTGACCATCGAGTTCGTCCCGGAGGACCCGGCGGCGGTCGAGCGGGTGCGGGAGTACGTCTGGCACTGGGAGGAGTTCAACGACTTTACCGCTATCAGGAAGATCAACCACGTAAGGCGCGGTGTCTGCCCGGAGAGCGTCGCCGGGATTCTGGAGCGGGTGAAGGGCGTGGACAAGCGCGCCGCCGCGAAGGTCTCCGAGGCTGTAGACCCCGACGAGCTCTGGGAGCTTATACGTTGTGGCGACGTAAAGGACCTCGCCCGGTTGCCCGGCGTCGGGGAGAAGCGGGCGCAGACCATCATCGAGTTCTACGAGAACGAGCGCAGCGGCAGGCGGTTTCTGTACGCGGCGAACCGCAACGACCGCCTGCGGGGGCTTCCGGTGGTTACGGAGCTTGATCCCTCCGGGGACATCGAGGGGCAGGTCTGGGAGCATGCGACCCGCGCCCAGATACTCGGAAACCCCGACCCTCTGAGCGGTGAGGAGCCGCCGGGGCACACGACCGTCCGGGACGCGAACTTGCTGCATCCCCTGCCGATGACCCCGACCCTGATGGGACGCGGCGTCTACTACCCCGAGCAGGTCGAGGAGTTCGCCCGGACTCTTAAAAGGATCATGCTCGGCGGGGAACGGCTCGCCGGGGTGGGGGCGCTCAGGATACAGCGGGGAAAGATATTCCACACCGCAGAGCTCCCCGGCGTAGGCGAAAAGACAAAGGCCCGCGTCATGGCGAGCGGCCTGCTCGACCACGAGTACACCTACGAGAACCTTCTTGAGATCCCCGGCGTAACCGAATCCCAGGCCCGGACGCTTGCCGAAGCCGCGCTCGAAGCGCAGATGAAACCGGAGAATTCAAGGACGGAGGTGCGTGCCTCCTAGCAGCCTCTACGGCTTCGTAAAGGAGCGCGAACCCGTAAGCCCGGAGGAAATAACCTCCGGGTTTTTCGCGCTGCCAAACCTCAACGGTGATGCAAGGGCGCACGTCGAGCGGATAACGGGCAACGACCCCCGCTTTATCTGGAGCGGCGATTCACTCTCGACCTCCGACCCGTCGGGGATGCCGCTTTCGGAGGCGCCGTTCGTTGTTTTCGATCTGGAGACCACGGGGGC
This sequence is a window from Rubrobacter indicoceani. Protein-coding genes within it:
- the glp gene encoding gephyrin-like molybdotransferase Glp, with translation MQLFEKLIEYPEAERLVLENAPKTPVVKLPLFEALGLLLAEDLVANFDSPPFDNSAVDGYAVRAGDTGENVELEVVDEAPAGRPSTKTVGSGEAIKIFTGGVIPDGADAVIMVEDTSGWSGEGSSVITIGKAVPEENNVRRGGEDVRAGQTILEAGVGIGPYETALAASQGYSRLPVHRRPKVVVLSTGTELVEPGSRELSPGEIFDSNSYAIVAQAREAGAEAVRLYAASDEYDVTRAALEEALSDADVVVTSGGVSVGERDLVKAAIEELGVEQVFWGVKFKPGKPLFFGSRGDSRFFGLPGNPVSAMVCFELFVRPALMKMMNRTDHRRPKVRVYFEEDFTNRFGRMHAVRVSLKRTEKGLLATSVGAQGSGLITSLTKADAIAIIGPEAHIKAGEMVEAVVLRDF
- a CDS encoding SDR family NAD(P)-dependent oxidoreductase, whose protein sequence is MPQRAAAVLGVGPGLGTAVAGRFAREGYAVALMARREEVLEASKSEIERSGGKAISVPTDATSPGSVAGSFRQVRSEIGDPEVFVYNAGAFHMEGLLDVTPERFEECFRINCAGAFYAAQQVLPAMVEAGRGTFLITGATAGIRGSAKFSAFATGKFALRALSQSMAREFGPQGIHVAHVVVDGQIDTQKSRDRRPDRDPQEMLSPDSIAETYWQLHLQHPSAWTLELDLRPSVESF
- a CDS encoding type 1 glutamine amidotransferase; protein product: MHHLYADMMNLYGDRGNVISIKKRAEWRGIPVDVVDVKLGDSIRPTGRDIFLFGGGQDREQTLLAEDLSGEKGRDLRSLSEDGAVILGVCGGYQLMGHHYETADGEKIPGVGIFDLHTEPRKPDEPRLIGNVLVSVELDGSKREIVGFENHGGRTRLGGSRPLGRVVAGFGNNGDDGTEGAHELNTFGTYLHGSLLPKNPWLTDHLLQTALRRADDAFTLEPLDDATEKRAFASVAERVRRN
- a CDS encoding HpcH/HpaI aldolase family protein, whose translation is MNTLKEKLASGETAFGFWGMLPASFGAEMAAGAGYDYVSLDQQHGLIGVGDAVPFFQAVRAGGATPVSRVERNDPTVIGRALDFGAQAVIVPLVNNAQEAAEAVAACRYPPRGKRSYGPVRAGEIFGSADPEDLDSGVLCFVMIETGEGLDNVDEIAATPGIDGIYIGPADLALGLGLAPALEVSDDKHAAAIDKIRLACEENGIIPAIHTESGAQSKKHAEAGFRMITVTSDYGLIRDGAPAMLSEARGD
- a CDS encoding helix-hairpin-helix domain-containing protein gives rise to the protein MMFDSDIENRVFRRRLMKEVAPGMPVNFSFYSPSIKVQVMRHAETLPGANGRYMGNAVTIEFVPEDPAAVERVREYVWHWEEFNDFTAIRKINHVRRGVCPESVAGILERVKGVDKRAAAKVSEAVDPDELWELIRCGDVKDLARLPGVGEKRAQTIIEFYENERSGRRFLYAANRNDRLRGLPVVTELDPSGDIEGQVWEHATRAQILGNPDPLSGEEPPGHTTVRDANLLHPLPMTPTLMGRGVYYPEQVEEFARTLKRIMLGGERLAGVGALRIQRGKIFHTAELPGVGEKTKARVMASGLLDHEYTYENLLEIPGVTESQARTLAEAALEAQMKPENSRTEVRAS